A single Carnobacterium inhibens subsp. inhibens DSM 13024 DNA region contains:
- a CDS encoding tryptophan-rich sensory protein — protein MNKGKLIVLYVAYLIMVATNALANILPINGYQTGEISDMHDVFFTPAGFIFSIWGVIYFALLVWLLSFSFKKQNLSHSQLLGFLLTCLFNASWILVWHFLLDGVALIVIFLLLLSLIFLYQAQKKSHSSKLYLVPISLYLGWIIVATITNFSYWLVASIGIDASLQNLLTYVLLALTTLVGLGIVFYLKDLVIPLVFVWAMFGIFTKNLPDHRMMAIFTIVLAIVLVIGSLVSLFTSKRTNQKNPYHF, from the coding sequence ATGAATAAAGGTAAACTGATTGTATTATATGTAGCCTATTTAATAATGGTTGCTACAAATGCTTTAGCAAATATTCTTCCAATAAATGGCTATCAAACGGGAGAAATTTCAGATATGCATGATGTATTTTTTACTCCTGCTGGTTTCATTTTTAGTATTTGGGGAGTGATCTACTTCGCATTGTTAGTGTGGCTGCTAAGTTTTAGTTTCAAAAAGCAAAACTTGAGTCATTCACAACTTTTGGGCTTCTTATTGACTTGTTTGTTTAATGCAAGTTGGATTTTGGTTTGGCATTTCCTTTTAGACGGAGTTGCTCTTATTGTTATTTTCTTATTGCTTCTTTCGCTTATCTTTTTATATCAAGCACAAAAGAAATCTCACTCTTCCAAGCTTTACTTGGTTCCTATTTCACTTTACTTAGGATGGATCATTGTTGCGACAATCACTAATTTCAGCTATTGGTTAGTTGCCAGTATAGGAATTGATGCAAGCCTTCAAAACTTGTTGACGTATGTATTATTAGCCTTAACAACACTTGTAGGATTAGGTATTGTTTTTTATTTAAAAGACTTAGTTATTCCGTTAGTCTTTGTCTGGGCCATGTTTGGTATTTTCACAAAAAACTTGCCTGATCATCGTATGATGGCTATTTTTACAATCGTTTTAGCTATTGTACTTGTCATTGGGAGCTTGGTTTCGTTATTCACTAGCAAAAGAACAAATCAAAAAAATCCTTATCATTTCTAA
- a CDS encoding ComE operon protein 2: MPERIPWDQYFMSQSLLLSLRSTCTRLTVGATIVREKRIIAGGYNGSVNGDVHCIDEGCYVVDGHCLRTIHAEMNAILQCSKFGAQTEGAEIYVTHFPCLQCTKMIIQAGITKINYLEDYHNNPYALKLIEQAHVQCQKVALPKDFFQQLDFSSNKETSLSHSDGHTAIQ, translated from the coding sequence ATGCCAGAACGTATACCATGGGATCAATATTTTATGTCTCAAAGCTTATTGCTGTCTTTAAGAAGTACATGTACTCGATTAACGGTTGGTGCAACTATTGTAAGAGAAAAGAGAATCATTGCAGGAGGCTATAATGGATCTGTAAATGGAGATGTGCATTGTATAGACGAAGGCTGTTATGTAGTTGACGGACACTGCTTACGCACGATTCATGCTGAAATGAACGCTATACTTCAATGTTCAAAATTTGGTGCTCAAACTGAAGGCGCTGAAATATATGTCACGCATTTCCCTTGTTTGCAGTGTACAAAAATGATTATTCAAGCAGGTATTACTAAAATAAATTATTTAGAAGATTACCATAATAATCCTTATGCATTAAAGTTAATTGAACAAGCCCACGTTCAATGCCAAAAAGTGGCCCTTCCAAAAGATTTTTTTCAACAACTAGATTTCTCATCCAATAAAGAAACTAGTTTAAGCCATAGTGATGGACATACCGCTATTCAATAG
- a CDS encoding helix-hairpin-helix domain-containing protein — protein MLKTGKEWLIKYRLAIEIGVFCCLIISVLGISFLLFKNSNSVEEQSMTMSYLQNDRKSSVELESVDHVSESSVEKIYVDVKGAVYLPGVYEVTSDMRLIDAVDLAGGFSEEADQTPVNLSLKLADQMVIFIPKLGDSETLQTDQETQVASMEENVITVPEGSSEPNASTKVNINLADASELQQLSGIGEKKAEQIVTYRQDNGSFQKIEELKNVSGIGEKTFEAIQSSITVGNE, from the coding sequence ATGTTAAAAACAGGAAAAGAATGGTTGATAAAATACCGTTTAGCTATCGAAATAGGTGTTTTCTGTTGTTTAATAATAAGCGTATTGGGAATAAGTTTTCTTCTATTTAAAAATTCGAACTCTGTAGAAGAACAGTCAATGACAATGAGTTACTTGCAAAATGATAGGAAATCATCCGTAGAACTAGAATCAGTAGATCACGTGTCTGAAAGTTCGGTAGAAAAAATCTATGTAGATGTTAAAGGAGCGGTATACCTTCCAGGTGTGTATGAAGTAACCAGTGACATGCGATTGATTGATGCTGTCGATTTAGCTGGCGGGTTTAGTGAGGAGGCTGACCAAACACCAGTAAATCTATCTTTAAAATTAGCGGATCAAATGGTCATATTTATTCCAAAATTAGGAGACTCTGAAACCCTTCAAACGGATCAAGAAACACAGGTTGCTTCGATGGAAGAGAATGTTATTACAGTACCTGAGGGAAGTAGCGAACCCAACGCATCAACAAAAGTGAATATCAATCTTGCAGATGCTAGTGAGTTGCAACAGTTATCTGGAATAGGAGAGAAAAAAGCAGAACAAATCGTTACTTATAGACAGGATAATGGCTCTTTTCAAAAAATTGAAGAATTGAAAAATGTGTCCGGCATTGGTGAAAAGACTTTTGAGGCTATACAATCGAGCATTACAGTGGGCAATGAGTAA
- the rsmD gene encoding 16S rRNA (guanine(966)-N(2))-methyltransferase RsmD, translating to MKGSSFMRIITGEYGGRKLKAVPGNNTRPTTDKVKESIFNIIGPYFDGGNCLDLFAGSGGLSIEAISRGMDKAVLIDRDPLALKTIKENIAVTKEPEKFEVYRNDANRSLDLLKGKKKFDLLFLDPPYAKQEIEKQIEKIIASDLLNNKAIIICELDKHTHLKETIGAAISFRKELYGSTQIVMYEYINDQEETNE from the coding sequence TTGAAAGGAAGTAGTTTTATGCGAATCATTACTGGAGAATATGGAGGCAGAAAATTAAAAGCTGTTCCCGGAAATAATACAAGACCTACAACAGATAAAGTAAAAGAATCTATTTTCAATATCATAGGTCCTTATTTTGATGGGGGAAATTGTTTGGATTTATTTGCTGGTAGTGGAGGATTGTCTATTGAGGCTATTTCTCGTGGTATGGATAAGGCGGTTTTAATTGATCGAGATCCTTTAGCTCTCAAAACAATAAAAGAAAATATTGCTGTAACAAAAGAACCAGAAAAATTTGAAGTTTACCGAAACGATGCTAATCGTTCTTTAGATTTATTAAAAGGTAAAAAAAAATTCGATTTATTATTTTTAGATCCACCCTATGCAAAACAAGAAATTGAAAAACAAATCGAAAAAATAATCGCTTCTGATTTGTTGAATAATAAAGCTATTATTATTTGTGAATTGGATAAACATACACATTTAAAAGAAACTATTGGGGCAGCAATATCGTTTAGAAAAGAACTTTATGGATCAACTCAAATCGTTATGTATGAATACATTAATGATCAGGAGGAGACAAATGAATAA
- the coaD gene encoding pantetheine-phosphate adenylyltransferase, with product MNKIALFPGSFDPFTNGHLDTVERAAKLFDQVVIAVATNTSKNALFTLEEKITFIKSAVNYLENVSVTEHSGGLTVELAKEIGAVTLLRGLRNNADFEYESTIATMNKIQHKDIETVFLMSNEKYRFLSSSLIKEVAMFGGDVSTLVPKVVNEAIKLKYQK from the coding sequence ATGAATAAAATAGCGTTGTTTCCTGGAAGTTTTGATCCCTTTACTAATGGGCATTTAGACACAGTAGAAAGAGCTGCTAAATTATTTGATCAGGTAGTTATAGCAGTTGCTACTAATACCTCTAAAAATGCTTTGTTCACGTTAGAAGAAAAAATAACCTTTATAAAAAGTGCTGTAAATTATTTAGAAAATGTCAGTGTGACTGAACACAGTGGGGGACTAACAGTGGAATTGGCAAAAGAAATTGGAGCCGTTACTTTATTAAGAGGACTACGAAATAATGCTGATTTTGAGTATGAATCTACTATTGCTACTATGAATAAGATTCAACATAAAGACATTGAAACGGTCTTTTTAATGTCAAATGAGAAGTATCGATTTTTAAGTTCTAGCTTAATCAAGGAAGTGGCTATGTTTGGCGGTGACGTTTCCACATTGGTTCCAAAAGTTGTAAATGAAGCCATTAAGTTGAAGTATCAAAAATAA
- a CDS encoding YlbG family protein, whose protein sequence is MELTTNERQGIIVWVYSLRHFKTLKRFGLIHYASRRMKYVVMYINQSDVEATQKKLSELHFVRKVELSYRPFINLDFKDVFGKEDTHGNKEINEDTIAGETSF, encoded by the coding sequence ATGGAATTAACCACAAATGAAAGACAAGGAATTATCGTGTGGGTATACAGTTTGAGGCATTTTAAAACACTTAAGCGTTTTGGGTTGATTCATTATGCTTCTAGACGAATGAAGTATGTAGTGATGTATATCAATCAATCTGATGTAGAAGCAACACAAAAGAAATTAAGCGAGTTGCATTTCGTAAGAAAAGTAGAACTGTCGTATCGACCATTTATTAATTTAGACTTTAAAGATGTTTTTGGTAAAGAAGATACCCATGGCAATAAAGAAATAAATGAAGATACTATCGCTGGTGAAACTAGTTTTTAA
- a CDS encoding CAP-associated domain-containing protein: MKTFLRAVPLVFLMLLATYWLPEVISKNPADIITPNEESEVAQSEPFNYQTTDLEPEKLPVSGLGSYIGLSSDDFTDQYGQPKRKDPAINGKEWWIFGENENDYVQLGVKDGIITDLFVLGSDLNVAPFSIGMSIIEVFQLASFYPTYSVDDQGEQVTLELTESDLNYRPLIAFDNHTFAILMMDRSTNQIVGVRYLDSSSLLELGVYDNGSAKSNENAEEIDSEIQREINEGNQLQVNEIVNILRQRYELEPLKLNIQLSEVAETIFVNQEVQLDSEENQSSESIDSSEGSIDEPNNQSSSVETFILEDESESLDEGIDQEFQTLTSDQIELTLQDTDLELDKIRVLYSNQKKDMNWLVTNWFTLEIERNFLMDADMTEIGIAYRANDVLLILH; encoded by the coding sequence TTGAAGACATTTTTAAGGGCTGTACCATTGGTGTTCCTTATGCTTCTGGCGACTTATTGGTTGCCAGAAGTTATTTCTAAAAACCCCGCTGATATCATTACACCAAATGAAGAAAGTGAGGTCGCTCAGTCTGAACCCTTTAATTACCAAACTACGGATTTAGAGCCTGAAAAACTTCCAGTTTCTGGATTAGGTAGTTATATAGGATTAAGCAGTGACGATTTTACTGATCAATATGGGCAACCAAAGCGCAAAGACCCTGCTATAAACGGTAAAGAATGGTGGATTTTTGGAGAGAATGAAAATGATTATGTCCAATTAGGAGTAAAAGATGGAATCATAACTGATTTGTTTGTGCTAGGATCTGATTTGAATGTTGCTCCATTTAGCATTGGTATGTCTATCATAGAAGTATTTCAATTAGCAAGCTTTTATCCAACCTATTCTGTAGATGACCAAGGAGAACAAGTGACTCTGGAATTAACAGAAAGTGATTTAAATTATCGACCACTTATTGCGTTTGATAATCATACATTTGCCATATTAATGATGGACCGATCAACGAATCAAATTGTTGGGGTTCGCTATTTAGATTCTAGTTCCTTGCTTGAATTAGGAGTATACGATAACGGTTCTGCTAAAAGTAATGAGAATGCTGAAGAAATTGATAGCGAAATTCAGAGAGAAATCAATGAGGGTAATCAATTGCAAGTGAATGAGATTGTAAATATTTTACGTCAAAGGTATGAACTGGAACCTCTTAAGTTGAATATTCAGTTATCTGAAGTTGCTGAAACAATTTTTGTGAATCAAGAAGTACAACTAGATTCTGAAGAGAACCAGTCGTCTGAGTCAATCGATTCAAGTGAAGGTTCAATAGATGAACCAAATAACCAATCCTCTTCTGTCGAAACTTTTATTCTAGAGGATGAATCAGAGTCTCTTGATGAAGGTATAGATCAAGAATTTCAAACATTAACAAGTGATCAAATTGAACTTACTTTACAAGATACTGACTTAGAACTGGATAAAATACGTGTGTTGTATTCAAACCAGAAAAAAGATATGAATTGGTTAGTAACTAATTGGTTTACACTTGAAATAGAAAGAAATTTTTTAATGGATGCAGATATGACAGAAATTGGAATAGCTTATCGTGCAAATGATGTCTTGCTTATTCTCCATTAA
- a CDS encoding DNA internalization-related competence protein ComEC/Rec2: MSILLLIIWVARLLVTRRKKLIIYSCLLVSLTLLIVSIEKSSRHTELSAEEQLFLITLDPNDLKIDGDQVQFYGTVTEVVENKKVSEKVVVFYRLSDEEEKLLWQKQRTVEKFIVSGLLTEPEQNRNLNQFNYQQYLYRNNLFWILEAETITPYTNNYHQTFFEKLNIKNIRQILLSHIDNHTTPTVSSYIKTLLFADTSSIENQVMNGYKEIGIIHLLSISGLHIQFLITGLTYSLWRIGISRERTYLILLFLLLIYGSLTGWGTSIFRAISMSLISQTGSRLERPISGMDTWSWTLIIGLWVDPYQIFSVGFQLSYLLSLALILFSNTLFNQSKFNSVNSLVISFVLTLISVPILSIHFFEFSWVGIFANIIFVPLFAWIVMPMIILLFFSSFIFNGTIFFDFFIHLTEWIVELMEWIVLKIALFPYGTIVTGKVPLSLVVLTVSALIILLISLEKKKKRKRSIILFMLILSVFTRYQNYNPYGEVIVLDVGQGDAILIKEPYGKGVYLIDTGGSITFEKEEWQIRTKQSTVASRVLVPVIKSLGVTTLDQVFITHSDEDHMGALMEMFESIKIKELVFPKSAPKKQQFYDVITALEKKGVRLTAVTAETNQKQLVGPSLAVLWPLKNGIGGNNDSLVLYGKIGEYYWLFTGDIEEEGELELTALYPNLRVDILKVAHHGSQTSTSQSFIEGINPKAAIISCGLNNRYGHPKDEVLNRLEDVNALVYRTDLQGSFRYRYITQWNGIKGMDFQTILK, from the coding sequence TTGAGTATTCTTTTACTCATCATTTGGGTGGCTCGATTACTTGTTACTCGTAGAAAAAAACTGATCATTTACTCTTGTTTACTGGTTAGTCTCACCCTTCTGATTGTAAGTATCGAAAAGAGCAGTAGACATACAGAACTTTCTGCAGAAGAACAACTATTTTTGATTACATTAGACCCCAATGATCTTAAAATCGATGGAGATCAAGTTCAGTTCTATGGAACAGTTACAGAAGTTGTTGAAAATAAAAAAGTTTCTGAAAAAGTCGTTGTTTTTTATCGTTTATCTGATGAAGAAGAGAAGCTGCTCTGGCAGAAGCAACGAACAGTAGAGAAGTTTATTGTCTCCGGTTTATTAACTGAGCCAGAACAGAATAGAAACTTAAATCAATTTAATTATCAGCAGTACTTATACCGGAATAACCTGTTTTGGATATTAGAAGCTGAAACAATCACTCCTTATACAAATAACTACCACCAAACATTTTTTGAAAAATTAAACATTAAAAATATAAGACAAATCCTTTTATCTCATATTGATAATCATACAACGCCAACCGTTTCAAGTTACATAAAAACACTGTTGTTTGCAGATACTAGTTCTATTGAGAACCAAGTGATGAATGGCTACAAAGAAATTGGCATCATTCATTTGTTAAGTATTTCCGGACTGCACATTCAATTTTTAATTACAGGATTAACATATAGTCTCTGGAGAATTGGTATCTCACGAGAACGTACCTATCTGATTTTATTGTTTTTACTCCTGATATATGGGAGTTTGACAGGTTGGGGAACTAGTATTTTTAGAGCTATTTCAATGAGTTTGATTAGTCAAACGGGTTCACGCCTTGAACGACCTATTTCTGGGATGGACACATGGTCTTGGACGTTGATTATTGGTCTTTGGGTTGATCCTTATCAAATTTTTTCTGTAGGGTTTCAATTAAGTTATCTTCTTAGTTTAGCGTTGATTTTATTTTCGAACACGTTATTTAATCAATCAAAGTTTAACAGTGTAAATAGTTTAGTTATTTCATTTGTTTTAACGTTGATTTCTGTTCCTATTCTTAGTATCCATTTTTTTGAATTTTCATGGGTAGGGATATTTGCTAATATAATCTTTGTTCCTTTATTTGCGTGGATTGTTATGCCTATGATCATTTTATTGTTCTTCAGTTCGTTTATTTTTAATGGAACAATATTTTTTGATTTTTTTATCCATTTAACAGAATGGATAGTAGAATTAATGGAATGGATCGTTTTAAAAATAGCGCTTTTTCCGTATGGCACGATTGTTACAGGCAAAGTACCTCTTAGTTTAGTTGTCTTAACCGTTTCTGCTTTGATTATTTTGCTTATTTCTTTAGAGAAAAAAAAGAAACGAAAACGATCAATTATCTTATTTATGCTCATTCTTAGTGTATTCACTCGTTATCAAAACTACAATCCTTATGGAGAAGTGATTGTACTAGATGTAGGGCAAGGAGATGCTATTTTAATTAAAGAACCCTATGGAAAGGGTGTTTATTTAATAGATACGGGAGGGTCAATAACTTTTGAAAAAGAAGAATGGCAGATAAGAACAAAACAATCGACTGTTGCCAGCCGCGTTTTAGTTCCAGTTATTAAATCTTTAGGTGTAACAACACTGGATCAAGTTTTTATTACTCACTCAGATGAAGACCACATGGGTGCTTTAATGGAAATGTTTGAGAGTATCAAAATAAAGGAGCTTGTTTTTCCAAAAAGTGCACCAAAAAAACAACAATTTTATGATGTAATCACTGCATTAGAAAAAAAGGGAGTGAGGTTAACAGCAGTTACGGCTGAAACAAATCAGAAACAATTAGTTGGTCCGTCGTTAGCTGTTTTATGGCCTTTAAAAAATGGAATAGGCGGTAACAATGATTCTCTAGTGTTATATGGAAAAATTGGAGAGTATTATTGGCTATTTACAGGCGATATCGAAGAAGAAGGTGAATTAGAGTTAACCGCTCTTTATCCTAATCTAAGAGTAGATATCTTAAAGGTCGCTCATCACGGAAGTCAAACTTCAACCAGTCAATCCTTTATTGAAGGAATCAATCCTAAGGCAGCAATAATATCTTGTGGCTTAAATAACCGCTATGGTCACCCTAAGGATGAAGTGTTAAACCGATTAGAAGATGTAAATGCTCTGGTCTACCGCACAGATCTGCAAGGTAGTTTTAGATACCGGTATATTACTCAATGGAATGGAATTAAAGGGATGGATTTTCAAACGATTTTAAAATAA
- a CDS encoding SepM family pheromone-processing serine protease: protein MKKKRHKSLLILLVLIVLFGIFMPIPYYIEGPGSAVQLNELVKVNQKDDQEKGHYMLTTVAIRKATPLTYFMKYLPFHEGVTKEELFGTNTSNEEYTNLQNYYMTSSINSAIELAYKTAGEQYQLTYNGIYIMSILEGSSFEGKLTVGDTILSLDGQNFESSAEFIEYVQQQEVGQSIEVTYEHNGEKQTTSGNLMDMKETKQAGLGISLVDNTSIETEIPVAINAGEIGGPSAGFMFALQIYTQLTGKNLRDGNEIAGTGTIESDGTIGRIGGIDKKVVAASEEGATIFFAPDDTIDPVIKANYPEMMTNYQEALEAAKEIDTEMKIIPVKNFQDAIDYLEGL from the coding sequence ATGAAAAAAAAGAGACATAAGAGTCTACTTATTCTGCTAGTACTGATTGTTCTTTTTGGAATTTTTATGCCTATTCCTTATTATATAGAAGGCCCGGGTTCAGCTGTACAGTTAAATGAATTGGTAAAAGTAAATCAAAAAGATGATCAAGAAAAAGGTCATTATATGTTGACTACAGTTGCTATTCGAAAAGCTACACCACTTACTTACTTTATGAAATACTTGCCTTTTCATGAGGGAGTTACAAAAGAAGAACTATTTGGTACAAATACTTCTAATGAAGAGTATACGAATCTACAGAATTACTACATGACAAGTTCCATCAATTCAGCTATTGAGTTGGCATATAAAACAGCTGGTGAGCAGTATCAATTGACCTATAATGGAATCTATATCATGTCTATTTTAGAAGGATCCAGTTTTGAAGGAAAATTAACAGTTGGTGATACCATACTTTCGCTTGATGGACAGAATTTTGAGAGTTCAGCAGAATTTATTGAGTATGTTCAACAACAAGAGGTTGGTCAATCAATAGAAGTAACGTATGAGCATAATGGTGAAAAACAAACGACATCCGGAAACCTAATGGATATGAAAGAAACGAAACAAGCTGGTTTAGGAATTTCTTTAGTCGACAATACTTCCATTGAAACAGAAATTCCTGTAGCTATAAATGCTGGAGAAATTGGTGGACCTTCTGCAGGTTTTATGTTTGCTTTGCAAATTTATACGCAATTGACTGGTAAAAATTTGCGTGATGGAAATGAAATCGCGGGAACAGGAACAATTGAATCAGATGGAACAATAGGTCGAATTGGAGGGATCGATAAAAAAGTTGTAGCAGCTAGTGAAGAAGGTGCCACGATCTTTTTTGCGCCAGATGATACGATCGATCCAGTGATAAAAGCTAATTATCCTGAAATGATGACGAATTATCAAGAAGCGCTTGAAGCAGCAAAAGAAATCGATACTGAAATGAAAATTATTCCAGTAAAAAACTTCCAAGATGCAATTGATTATTTAGAAGGCTTATAA